In a genomic window of Piliocolobus tephrosceles isolate RC106 chromosome 1, ASM277652v3, whole genome shotgun sequence:
- the RNPEP gene encoding aminopeptidase B isoform X2 produces MPPSFPFGGMENPCLTFVTPCLLAGDRSLADVIIHEISHSWFGNLVTNANWGEFWLNEGFTMYAQRRISTILFGAAYTCLEAATGRALLRQHMDITGEENPLNKLRVKIEPGVDPDDTYNETPYEKGFCFVSYLAHLVGDQDQFDNFLKAYVHEFKFQSILADDFLDFYLEYFPELKKKRVDIIPGFEFDRWLNTPGWPPYLPDLSPGDSLMKPAEELAQLWAAEELDMKAIEAVAISPWKTYQLVYFLDKILQKSPLPPGNVKKLGETYPSISNARNAELRLRWGQIVLKNDHQEDFWKVKEFLHNQGKQKYTLPLYHAMMGGSEVAQTLAKETFESTASQLHSNVVNYVQQIVAPKGS; encoded by the exons ATGCCACCGTCCTTTCCATTTGGAGGAATGGAGAACCCTTGTCTGACCTTTGTCACACCCTGCCTGCTAGCTGGGGACCGCTCCTTGGCAGATGTCATCATCCATGAGATCTCCCACAGTTGGTTTGGGAACCTGGTCACCAACGCCAACTGGGGTGAATTCTGGCTCAATGAAGGTTTCACCATGTACGCCCAGAGGAGGATCTCCACCATCCTCTTTG GCGCTGCATACACCTGCTTGGAGGCTGCAACGGGGCGAGCTCTGCTGCGTCAGCACATGGACATCACTGGAGAGGAAAACCCACTCAACAAGCTCCGCGTGAAGATTGAACCAG GTGTTGACCCGGACGACACCTATAACGAGACCCCCTACGAGAAAGGTTTCTGCTTTGTCTCATACCTGGCCCACTTGGTGGGTGATCAGGATCAGTTTGACAATTTTCTCAAG GCCTATGTGCATGAATTCAAATTCCAAAGCATCTTAGCCGATGACTTTCTGGACTTCTACTTGGAATATTTCCCTGAGCTTAAGAAGAAGAGAGTGGATATCATTCCAG GTTTTGAGTTTGATCGATGGCTGAATACCCCTGGCTGGCCCCCTTACCTCCCTGATCTCTCCCCCGGGGACTCACTCATGAAGCCTGCTGAAGAGCTAGCCCAGCTGTGGGCAGCCGAGGAGCTGGACATGAAGGCCATTGAAGCCGTGGCCATCTCTCCCTGGAAGACCTACCAGCTGGTCTACTTCCTGGATAAGATCCTCCAGAAATCCCCTCTTCCTCCTG ggAATGTGAAAAAACTTGGAGAGACATACCCAAGTATCTCAAATGCCCGGAATGCAGAGCTCCGGCTACGATGGGGCCAAATCGTCCTTAAGAACGACCACCAGGAAGATTTCTGGAAAGTGAAGGAGTTCCTGCATAACCAG GGGAAGCAGAAGTATACACTTCCGCTGTACCACGCAATGATGGGTGGCAGTGAGGTGGCCCAGACCCTCGCCAAGGAGACCTTTGAGTCCaccgcctcccagcttcacagCAATGTTGTCAACTATGTCCAGCAGATCGTGGCACCCAAGGGCAGTTAG